The region AGTATATATTGTAAGGTATAAGGAGATGGTTTACCAAAGACAATAGGCTTAATACCAGTAGAAGTAGTAATCATAGTACAAATAGATCCACAATCCGGAATAAAACCTTCTTCAACAGGACAATTAAGGTCCGGATTTACAGCCAGGAAGAGTATGCCCTCTCTAATATAATGACAGGCTCTAGATACCCTTTGATATTGTAATGATGTATCAAAACCAACCACCACCAGATCGGGATTATCATTCACCAGTTTCACTCCTGCACTCTTAAAATCATCCCTGAGATAGCTATTACCTAAAAGAAATATTTTTTTATTCTTCTGATTGTTAGTTAGATATTTCAAGATAACCTGATTTGAGGTCAAGATGTTTTTTTCCTGAACCGGACAACCCATTTTCATTAATTTATCTTGATAATATCTGGCGTTTTTAGATGAATTATTGGTAAAAAAGTAAAATGTTTTTCCACATTCTTTTACTTTTTTTATAAAGGAAAGTGCCCCCTCAATGATTTTATTTTCCACATAAAAAGTTCCATCCATATCCAGAATAAAACATTTAGCTTGTTTTAGAATATTTTTTTCTTTGTTTTTTGATAAAGTTATATTATATGATTTTTTCTGATAAAAATAATCAACAATTTCTCGAGAAAACTCTTCTAACAGCCCCAAATCCCATAATAATTGTAGAATACCATAACGATTTCTAACTTCTTTCCCATAAATTAAACTGTTATAAAAGGTATCGGCATCGATATCTATTTGTATTGGATTAATTGGAGCCTTGACATCCAGCAATATCTTCTCAATAGTTTTGGTTGTAGGCAATATTTGATCTATCATCTTAATAATATCAAACCATTTCTTTTCAATGATTTTGATGCGTTTTCTATGGCTCTCAATAGAATTTTTCATAGAATCTTCTTCCATAGCAATTATCGATGCTGCGGCAACCTGAAATATTTGGTTTATCTTTTGAGTCCATTCCTGCTTATCGAAATTACCTATTTTTTCCAAAGCGACAGTACAGTCAATTTTTTGTCTGTTCTTTAACATATGAAATAATTTGGTAATAGCTACAGTAGCTATTCCAACCTTAATTCCATGTAAGATTGCTTCCTTACCGCTTAAAAGAAACATAATTTCCCAGCAATGAGAAAGATGATGCTCAGAACCTGAAGCAGGGCGTGAATTACCGATCAAGTTCATCGCAATACCTGATAAAATCAGTCCTTCAGTAAGGCTGGCAATAGCCATCTCATTTCTTTCTAAAATACCTGATAAATTGTTTATGCACTTTTCAATAGATTTCTTTACCAGACCTACCACCCAGTTACAATAATATTCATCGTTAATAATTTTCGTTAATTCCCAATCACATAAACCGGTATACTTCCCCAGCATATCTCCAAGTCCTGCCTGGAGCATATTCAATGGGGCTTTTTTTAAAATATCAATATCGGCTATAATAGCCCGAGGGGTGGTGACTTCAAAGGTTATTTTCAGATTCCCTACAATTAAGGGAGATACAAATGAAGAATAACCATCCATAGATGGGGCTGTAGCTACAATGATATAGGGAATATGTAGTTTATAACTAATATATTTTAATAAATCATTTAACGTTCCTGAACCGACTGCAATAAGCATATCAGTATCTTTATTTAGACGAATTAGAAGTTCTCCAATTGCTCTTTCATCAGCGACCAAAGGCTTTTCTCTTTGAAAAATATGTACTGATAGATTAAATCCATGCTCTCTTAAAAGCTTCTCAACTTTCTCCCCAACTACTCCATAAGTATTTTCATCTGCCACCAGAAATAGATTTTGGCATTGATATTTTGCTAATAAACTAGGTATCCTATTGATTGCATCTTTACCAATAATAATATCGGCAATGCCTGCATAATGGATCTTCCCACAGGTACATTTAATATTTTTATTTATTAAATTTTCAATTTTATATTCTTTTGTTTTAGTCATAGCCGCCACCACCCTCTCTGGATTCATTTTTTAGGAAGTTACCTTTTTGCCTCATAGCTACTAATATTTTACTGTACAAAATTATCCATAATTTTTATCTGAAATATGTTAGGCCAGAATTTACCGGTAACAAATAAATAGCCTTTATCTTCATCATAGGCAATACCATTTAAGACATCAATATCCTGAGAGCTATTTATCTCTATATTGTCTAAAATACCTCCCAAGTCGAGCCAGTTAGTAACCTCTCCTGAGTCAGTATTAATAATAGCAATCTGTTTTGTCTGCCAGATATTAGCGAAAATTTTACCCTTAATATACTCCAGTTCATTTATAAAACGCACCGGGGTCTTCTGAAAATATACTGTAACCTGTTTAACTTCCTCCATGGTACAAGGATCTACAAAATGAAGCACCGGGCTTCCATCACTAATAATAAGATGTTTTCCATCATGTGTAATTCCCCATCCCTCATAAGAATAAGAAAATGTATCTATCAGTTGAAAGGTTTCCTGATCATAGATAAATCCTGTCTGCTCTTTCCAGGTTAATTGATAAATACTATCCTTAAAAATGGTAATGCCTTCTCCAAAATAATCATTTGGTAAATCATATTTTTGTAATACGTTTCCGGTTTGTATTTCTACTTTCCGCAGAGAAGACCTGCCATAAAGTCCTGTACTTTCATAAAAATAATTACCTTTCCATACTAATCCTTGTGTAAAAGCAGTATTATCATGAGGAAAAATATCAATTATTCTATATTGATTTTCGGAAAAACCAGAATTTTCATTATTTAAGCAGTTTTGAGCAGAAAAAATTAAAAGTAAAAATAGATTTATCAATAATAACAAACTTTTATAATTCAAATTAAAAAAATTATTCTTCAATAAAAAAGATTTTTTTCTGAATTTTAGCATAAAATTATAATAAGTAACCTTTGAATTTCCTATTTTTTTGCTTCATCATCTTTTTTTTGTTCTAAACCACACAGATGACAGATGCCAACCACTTTTTTTACATCCAGTACAAAAGAAATTCCCTTACCTGGCTCATCCAAACATAACTCCTCCCGAATTGCTTTTAATACCTGATTGGTCTTGTTGTTGTCAATCAGAGTAAAGACAATTTCTTTTTCCGGCTCAATAGGAATTCCAAATATTTTTCCACCTTCATGTACTCCAGCACCACGTCCTAACAAAATGGTACCACCTTCAGCTCCAGCTTTTTTAGAAGTCTGAATAACATCTGTAGCATACCCTTTACTGACGATAGTCACAATTAAATCAAATTTAATATTTATTTCAGCCATATTTCCCCTCCATTATCTTTATTATATTTCATAGAACTCTTCCTATAGGGATTCTGTTAATATCTATAAATGAATTATATTCTAATCAAGCTAATTGCAAAAGTTTAAAGTATTTTTTAGAAATAACATCTCGATGTACATACACT is a window of Atribacterota bacterium DNA encoding:
- a CDS encoding HAD-IIA family hydrolase; the encoded protein is MDGTFYVENKIIEGALSFIKKVKECGKTFYFFTNNSSKNARYYQDKLMKMGCPVQEKNILTSNQVILKYLTNNQKNKKIFLLGNSYLRDDFKSAGVKLVNDNPDLVVVGFDTSLQYQRVSRACHYIREGILFLAVNPDLNCPVEEGFIPDCGSICTMITTSTGIKPIVFGKPSPYTLQYILDFTGLEAADIAYIGDRLYTDIAMGKDNEMITILVLSGETRVEDIAGSGFQPDLIFKSLKEIKILLDEIY
- a CDS encoding glutaminyl-peptide cyclotransferase, with the translated sequence MINLFLLLIFSAQNCLNNENSGFSENQYRIIDIFPHDNTAFTQGLVWKGNYFYESTGLYGRSSLRKVEIQTGNVLQKYDLPNDYFGEGITIFKDSIYQLTWKEQTGFIYDQETFQLIDTFSYSYEGWGITHDGKHLIISDGSPVLHFVDPCTMEEVKQVTVYFQKTPVRFINELEYIKGKIFANIWQTKQIAIINTDSGEVTNWLDLGGILDNIEINSSQDIDVLNGIAYDEDKGYLFVTGKFWPNIFQIKIMDNFVQ
- a CDS encoding P-II family nitrogen regulator encodes the protein MAEINIKFDLIVTIVSKGYATDVIQTSKKAGAEGGTILLGRGAGVHEGGKIFGIPIEPEKEIVFTLIDNNKTNQVLKAIREELCLDEPGKGISFVLDVKKVVGICHLCGLEQKKDDEAKK